From the genome of Papaver somniferum cultivar HN1 chromosome 2, ASM357369v1, whole genome shotgun sequence, one region includes:
- the LOC113352079 gene encoding putative F-box protein At3g47150, with product MKAFDADSLRAEKKQRATVSSIPQEIQEEILLKLPVKSILCFKSACKSWCTLLSSPKFVNDHLILNKQKPRLMVTDLSYREDIFYSIDYGSNSASDSLWSTPCKFEGSVVMDDPVKELNGEIEIFGSYVYAYTLGLDSWRKLNPIPDKFHSGIGLLLNGAIHWSDVKAIVAFDLSNEKPFPEEVKALPN from the exons ATGAAAGCTTTTGACGCCGATTCATTACGAGCAGAGAAGAAACAACGAGCAACAGTGTCGAGCATTCCCCAAGAGATCCAAGAAGAGATTTTATTAAAGTTACCAGTGAAATCCATCTTATGTTTCAAGTCCGCATGCAAGAGTTGGTGTACATTACTCTCTAGTCCTAAATTTGTCAATGATCACCTTATTCTTAACAAACAAAAACCTAGACTCATGGTCACAGATTTAAGCTACCGGGAAGATATATTTTATTCCATTGATTATGGTTCAAACTCAGCATCAGACTCATTGTGGTCGACACCATGCAAGTTTGAAGGATCGGTTGTGATGGATGATCCAGTGAAAGAATTGAATGGAGAAATCGAAATTTTTGGATCGT ACGTTTATGCATACACGTTAGGATTAGATTCATGGAGAAAACTCAACCCCATCCCTGATAAGTTTCATTCCGGAATTGGTTTGCTTCTAAATGGTGCTATTCATTGGTCGGATGTAAAAGCCATCGTTGCATTTGATTTGAGCAATGAGAAGCCTTTTCCGGAAGAAGTTAAGGCTCTTCCAAAttaa
- the LOC113354023 gene encoding pathogenesis-related protein 1C-like, whose product MSITKFDFAFFMNSMVISLALLIHFSQAQNTPQDYLAAHNAARGNVSVGMVTWDNNLATYAMNYAKQRAGDCKLIHSEGPYGENIAWGSTSTFTAVELVKLWIAEKSYYNYGANTCSIGKVCGHYTQIVWRESIRVGCARIVCNNGGTFVVCEYDPPGNWDGEYPY is encoded by the coding sequence ATGAGTATCACAAAGTTTGATTTTGCTTTTTTCATGAATTCCATGGTCATAAGTCTAGCTTTGTTAATCCATTTTTCTCAAGCCCAAAACACTCCACAAGATTATCTCGCAGCTCATAATGCAGCTAGGGGGAATGTAAGTGTTGGTATGGTGACTTGGGACAACAATCTTGCAACTTATGCTATGAACTATGCAAAGCAAAGAGCTGGAGATTGTAAATTAATCCATTCAGAAGGACCCTATGGTGAAAACATTGCCTGGGGTAGTACTTCCACCTTCACGGCAGTTGAGCTGGTAAAGCTTTGGATTGCAGAGAAATCCTACTACAACTATGGAGCTAATACGTGTAGCATAGGAAAGGTTTGCGGGCATTACACCCAGATAGTTTGGAGAGAATCCATTCGTGTGGGTTGTGCTAGAATAGTGTGTAATAATGGGGGTACGTTTGTTGTTTGCGAATATGATCCTCCAGGTAATTGGGACGGTGAATACCCTTACTAA